One segment of Triticum aestivum cultivar Chinese Spring chromosome 2A, IWGSC CS RefSeq v2.1, whole genome shotgun sequence DNA contains the following:
- the LOC123186939 gene encoding UDP-glycosyltransferase 88F5: MKRVVLYPSPGMGHLVSMIELGKLFAARGLAVTILIVELPFVDTGARGPFLAGVTAANPAISFHCLPRVQFPPLASPHPEAVTYEVARLSNPHLRDFLLAGDARPAVLVVDFFCSVALDLAADLKIPGYCFFTSGAEALATFLYLPVLHAQSTASFREMGEELVRVPGISPFPATHAIKPLQDRDDSAYRGFLRVSPDLCRSQGIIINTFRSLEPRAVEAIGAGLCTPPGLPTAPVHCIGPLIKSAEVGVKRGGECLSWLDAQPEGSVVFLCFGSLGVFSAAQIREIGVGLEASGLRFLWVVRSPPNEDPAKRFEEPPEPDLGALLPEGFLDRTVGRGLVVKTWAPQRDVLAHGAVGGFVTHCGWNSVLEAVMAGVPMLAWPLYAEQRLNRVFLEKELGLAAAVEGYDHEGELVEAGEVEKKVRWLMESDGGKVLRERTLAAMTRAKEALAEGGESDVTLTKLVEGWTGDHAGSAEKQ; this comes from the coding sequence ATGAAGCGGGTGGTGCTGTACCCGTCGCCGGGCATGGGCCACCTGGTGTCCATGATCGAGCTGGGCAAGCTCTTCGCGGCGCGGGGGCTGGCCGTCACCATCCTCATCGTCGAGCTGCCCTTCGTCGACACCGGCGCCCGGGGGCCCTTCCTGGCCGGCGTCACCGCGGCCAACCCGGCCATCTCCTTCCACTGCCTGCCCCGCGTCCAGTTCCCGCCCCTCGCCTCCCCGCACCCCGAGGCCGTCACCTACGAGGTCGCCCGCCTCTCCAACCCGCACCTCCGCGACTTCCTCCTCGCCGGTGATGCCCGTCCAGCCGTCCTCGTCGTCGACTTCTTCTGCAGcgtcgccctcgacctcgccgccgacctCAAGATTCCGGGCTACTGCTTCTTCACGTCCGGCGCCGAGGCCCTGGCCACGTTCCTCTACCTGCCGGTGCTGCACGCGCAGAGCACGGCTAGTTTCCGGGAGATGGGCGAGGAGCTGGTGCGCGTGCCGGGGATCTCGCCGTTCCCGGCCACGCACGCGATCAAGCCGCTCCAGGACCGCGACGACTCGGCGTACCGGGGCTTCTTGCGGGTGTCGCCCGACCTCTGCCGCTCGCAGGGCATCATCATCAACACGTTCCGCTCATTGGAGCCGCGCGCCGTCGAGGCGATCGGCGCCGGGCTGTGCACGCCGCCCGGCCTTCCGACGGCGCCGGTGCACTGCATCGGGCCGCTGATAAAGTCGGCGGAGGTGGGCGTGAAGCGCGGCGGAGAGTGCCTGTCGTGGCTGGACGCGCAGCCGGAGGGCAGCGTGGTGTTCCTCTGCTTCGGCAGCCTGGGCGTGTTCAGCGCGGCGCAGATCAGGGAGATCGGCGTCGGGCTGGAGGCGAGCGGCCTGAGATTTCTATGGGTGGTCCGCAGCCCGCCGAACGAGGACCCGGCCAAGAGGTTCGAGGAGCCGCCGGAGCCGGACCTCGGCGCGCTGCTCCCCGAAGGTTTTCTGGACCGGACGGTGGGCAGGGGACTAGTGGTGAAGACGTGGGCGCCGCAGCGGGACGTGCTGGCGCATGGCGCGGTGGGCGGGTTCGTGacgcactgcgggtggaactcgGTGCTGGAGGCGGTGATGGCCGGCGTGCCGATGCTGGCGTGGCCGCTGTACGCGGAGCAGCGGCTGAACCGGGTGTTCCTGGAGAAGGAGCTGGGGCTGGCCGCGGCGGTGGAGGGGTACGACCACGAGGGGGAGCTGGTGGAGGCCGGCGAGGTGGAGAAGAAGGTGCGGTGGCTGATGGAGTCCGACGGCGGGAAGGTGCTCCGGGAGCGCACGCTGGCAGCCATGACAAGGGCCAAGGAGGCGCTGGCCGAGGGCGGGGAGTCGGACGTGACGCTCACCAAGCTGGTGGAGGGATGGACGGGAGACCATGCCGGCTCGGCTGAAAAGCAATGA